Proteins from a genomic interval of Phocoena phocoena chromosome 20, mPhoPho1.1, whole genome shotgun sequence:
- the LOC136140462 gene encoding metallothionein-1E-like, which translates to MDPKCSCPTGGSCGCAGSCTCKACRCTSCKKSRCSCCPVGCAKCAQGCVCKGASDKCSCCA; encoded by the exons ATGGACCCCAAGTGCTCCTGCCCCACTG GCGGCTCCTGCGGCTGCGCTGGCTCCTGCACCTGCAAAGCCTGCAGATGCACCTCCTGCAAGAAGA GCCGCTGCTCCTGCTGCCCCGTGGGCTGCGCCAAGTGTGCCCAGGGCTGCGTCTGCAAAGGGGCCTCGGACAAGTGCAGCTGCTGTGCCTGA